A genomic stretch from Planctomycetota bacterium includes:
- a CDS encoding DNA polymerase III subunit delta', protein MSEVVGHQNVVERLGKALSEGRLAHGLLFAGPTGVGKRTTANWLSKRFLGDTPDVHRRIDAGTHGDFHVVTRQLVRNYDKTGKSKAIQFTIDVVRGEIVAPANRASIEGDGKVFVVEEAETMNPAAQNALLKTLEEPYGRTLIVLLTDNPMRLLPTIRSRCQTFAFGELTKAETTEVLARHEVTAVDADAAYEVAGGSPGRALSFLRTGVVARRRELVDRLQQRQPIADFLVEAAGVAAEAALEDDPLGSKDAFTRDGFRLWLGLAADHVRRDFAADPESACDAIEAMHRAERYLLANVNRDLVLRQLDLTLVGRQKA, encoded by the coding sequence GTGAGCGAGGTCGTCGGACATCAGAATGTCGTCGAGCGACTCGGCAAAGCCCTTAGCGAGGGCCGTCTCGCGCATGGACTGCTCTTCGCCGGGCCGACGGGCGTCGGCAAGCGGACGACGGCCAACTGGCTTTCCAAGCGGTTTTTGGGCGACACGCCAGACGTCCACCGCCGCATCGACGCGGGCACACACGGCGACTTCCACGTCGTCACACGGCAGCTCGTCCGCAACTACGACAAGACCGGCAAGAGCAAGGCGATCCAGTTCACCATCGACGTCGTCCGCGGCGAGATCGTCGCGCCCGCCAACCGCGCCAGCATCGAAGGCGACGGCAAGGTTTTCGTCGTCGAGGAGGCCGAAACGATGAACCCGGCCGCGCAGAACGCGCTGCTCAAGACGCTCGAAGAGCCGTACGGGCGGACGCTCATCGTGCTGCTGACGGACAACCCGATGCGACTGCTGCCGACGATCCGCAGCCGGTGCCAGACCTTCGCCTTCGGCGAGCTGACCAAGGCCGAGACGACGGAGGTTCTGGCGAGGCACGAGGTCACCGCCGTCGACGCGGACGCGGCATACGAGGTCGCGGGCGGGTCGCCGGGCCGGGCGTTGTCGTTCCTGCGCACCGGCGTGGTCGCGAGGCGTCGGGAGCTGGTCGACCGACTGCAGCAGCGTCAGCCGATCGCGGACTTCCTGGTCGAGGCGGCAGGTGTCGCGGCGGAGGCGGCGCTGGAGGACGACCCGCTGGGCAGCAAGGACGCGTTCACCCGCGACGGCTTCCGCCTCTGGCTCGGCCTCGCCGCCGACCACGTGCGCCGCGACTTTGCCGCTGATCCGGAGTCGGCGTGCGACGCAATCGAAGCGATGCACCGGGCCGAGCGGTACCTGCTGGCCAACGTGAATCGCGATCTGGTGCTGCGACAACTCGACCTGACGCTGGTGGGGCGGCAGAAAGCTTGA
- the pdxH gene encoding pyridoxamine 5'-phosphate oxidase: protein MKTRSEVFPVLQAQMPASPLDLVRDELTRPTRDLPNAITLATVDAAGRPRARVVLLKEVDDRGVVFFSNYESDKSRDLEANPHAAVAVYWHETLTQVRVAGRVEKLTEAESDAYFATRPRGSQIGAWASDQSRPLEDFDDLKRRVAEVERQYEGQDVPRPPHWGGWRIVADDVEIWKDGEFRLHRRERYRLGVDGTWSMTLLNP, encoded by the coding sequence TTGAAGACCAGAAGCGAAGTCTTTCCGGTCCTCCAAGCTCAGATGCCCGCCTCACCTCTCGATCTCGTTCGCGACGAACTGACCCGGCCGACGCGTGATCTGCCCAATGCGATCACCCTCGCCACCGTCGACGCGGCGGGGCGACCGCGGGCGCGAGTCGTTTTGCTCAAAGAGGTCGACGATCGCGGCGTCGTTTTTTTCTCGAACTACGAGAGCGACAAGAGCCGCGACCTCGAAGCGAATCCGCACGCGGCCGTCGCGGTCTACTGGCACGAGACGCTGACGCAGGTCCGCGTGGCTGGGCGTGTCGAGAAGCTGACGGAGGCCGAGAGTGACGCGTATTTCGCGACGCGTCCCCGCGGCAGTCAGATCGGCGCGTGGGCGAGCGACCAGTCGCGTCCGCTGGAGGACTTCGACGACCTCAAGCGTCGCGTCGCCGAGGTCGAGCGGCAGTACGAAGGCCAAGACGTCCCACGCCCGCCGCACTGGGGCGGCTGGCGCATCGTCGCCGACGACGTCGAAATCTGGAAAGACGGCGAGTTCCGCCTCCACCGCCGCGAGCGCTACCGCCTGGGCGTCGACGGCACCTGGTCGATGACGCTGCTCAATCCGTAG
- the rmuC gene encoding DNA recombination protein RmuC — MTALWIILAGVAGLGLGAAIGWLLAGRRAAAVEREAAVATQRAGDLQTRLDAVSADFKAADAALDEARGERDRLAERLAARDDELAAERQRHAAAVTAKDEVEQSHAETRGRLERALAKLEALDVDLQAERERFEKSQAALKDAFTSLSRDALTKNREEFLALASQRFEALQAEAKGDLGERQKAIDAQVKPLREVLEGYQERLKAIEEARTKAYVDVRERLVEVAEAGKRLDQQTGALATALSRPGTRGQWGESTLRRLLELAGMSGRCDFTEQAHVAADDEAGSLRPDAVVHLPGDRNIVIDAKYAADDFLRACEATDANEKRRHLELFAKAVRRQAMQLGTKKYTQRLERTPDFVVMFLPGEALIYAAAEHDPSLLEDAYAEGVIIATPTTLLALLKTVATGWREKEMEDNIEQIKALGGDLADRVAVFATHLGGVGKSLDGAVQTYNEAIRSLESRLLVAARKMRELGTEEKKALPELQPIDAATLKVPESIGA, encoded by the coding sequence ATGACGGCTCTGTGGATCATTCTGGCCGGCGTTGCGGGGCTGGGACTCGGTGCGGCCATCGGCTGGCTGCTGGCGGGACGTCGTGCCGCGGCGGTCGAGCGCGAGGCGGCGGTCGCGACGCAGCGTGCGGGCGACCTGCAGACGCGACTTGATGCCGTCTCCGCCGATTTCAAGGCGGCCGACGCGGCGTTGGACGAGGCCCGTGGCGAGCGCGATCGCCTCGCCGAACGTCTGGCCGCGCGGGACGACGAGCTCGCGGCCGAACGCCAACGCCACGCCGCCGCCGTCACCGCGAAGGACGAGGTCGAGCAGTCGCACGCCGAGACGCGTGGCCGGCTCGAACGGGCGCTGGCGAAGCTCGAGGCCCTCGACGTCGACCTGCAGGCCGAGCGGGAGCGGTTCGAGAAGAGCCAGGCCGCGCTGAAGGACGCGTTCACGAGCCTGAGTCGTGATGCACTCACGAAGAATCGCGAGGAGTTCCTGGCGTTGGCCAGCCAGCGGTTCGAAGCCCTGCAGGCCGAGGCCAAGGGTGACCTCGGCGAGCGGCAGAAGGCGATCGACGCACAGGTCAAGCCGTTGCGTGAGGTGCTGGAGGGTTACCAGGAGCGGCTCAAGGCAATCGAGGAGGCCCGAACTAAGGCGTACGTCGATGTCCGTGAGCGGCTCGTCGAGGTGGCCGAGGCGGGCAAGCGGCTCGACCAGCAGACCGGTGCCCTCGCGACCGCCCTGTCGCGTCCCGGCACGCGTGGTCAGTGGGGCGAGTCGACGCTGCGGCGTCTGCTGGAACTGGCCGGCATGTCCGGCCGGTGCGACTTCACCGAGCAGGCGCATGTCGCCGCCGATGATGAGGCAGGCTCGTTGCGACCCGATGCCGTCGTCCACCTGCCGGGCGATCGCAACATTGTCATCGACGCCAAGTACGCGGCCGACGATTTTCTGCGGGCGTGCGAGGCGACCGACGCCAACGAGAAGCGGCGTCACCTGGAGCTGTTCGCCAAGGCGGTGCGGCGTCAGGCGATGCAGCTGGGCACGAAGAAGTACACGCAGCGGCTTGAGCGGACGCCGGACTTCGTCGTGATGTTCCTGCCCGGCGAGGCCCTCATCTACGCCGCGGCCGAGCACGATCCGTCGCTGCTGGAGGACGCCTACGCCGAGGGCGTGATCATCGCGACGCCGACGACGCTGCTGGCTTTGCTCAAGACCGTCGCGACCGGTTGGCGAGAGAAGGAGATGGAGGACAACATCGAACAGATCAAGGCCCTCGGCGGCGACTTGGCCGACCGCGTCGCCGTCTTCGCCACGCACCTCGGCGGCGTTGGCAAGTCGCTCGACGGCGCTGTTCAGACGTACAACGAAGCCATCCGCTCACTCGAATCCCGCCTCCTCGTCGCCGCCCGCAAGATGCGCGAACTCGGCACCGAGGAGAAGAAGGCCCTGCCCGAACTCCAACCCATCGACGCAGCGACGCTGAAAGTGCCCGAGTCGATCGGCGCGTGA
- a CDS encoding DUF4174 domain-containing protein gives MRCALLLSVALLGCSEPAAPVPESAALPMETNAPPPIDLAEFRWDSRLLLVFADRDDSRLAEQNRRFAECVPDLLERDLQVIRVFPDGGAVQMPGANVSAFDGASAEVIRQRFDVAADDFLVVLVGLDGGAKDRYAEPVELDDVFAAIDAMPMRQQELRRRDR, from the coding sequence ATGCGGTGCGCGCTTTTGCTGTCGGTCGCGTTGCTCGGTTGCAGCGAGCCGGCCGCGCCGGTGCCGGAGTCTGCCGCGCTGCCGATGGAAACGAACGCCCCACCGCCGATCGACTTGGCCGAGTTTCGCTGGGACAGCCGGCTGCTGCTGGTCTTTGCCGATCGTGACGATTCGAGGTTGGCGGAGCAGAACCGGCGCTTTGCCGAGTGCGTGCCGGACCTGCTGGAACGTGATCTCCAGGTCATCCGCGTCTTTCCCGACGGCGGCGCGGTGCAGATGCCGGGAGCCAACGTGAGTGCGTTCGACGGTGCGTCGGCGGAGGTGATCCGACAGCGATTCGACGTCGCTGCCGACGACTTTCTCGTGGTGCTTGTTGGCCTCGATGGAGGCGCGAAGGATCGGTACGCGGAGCCGGTCGAGTTGGACGACGTCTTCGCAGCGATCGACGCGATGCCGATGCGACAGCAGGAGCTGCGACGGCGAGATCGGTGA
- a CDS encoding tetratricopeptide repeat protein: MHRILLATLLLAGVTSGDVLVLDDGSNLAGEVERVREPGRDGYVVKADGKERFVPIERVVRHVVGRDTIDDADDAASLDAQRLASLRRVVQRLDDPAMAVAKYEEFLKTALLPDVVFEASRERDTWQRRVDQGLIRHGDAWLTPAERDADVQAALGRVDLARQAVAIEDAQARVLVESLLGHPTTDVSGRYLQGVLDLSAGQLASARQHFASVRDDVPDHAPTLLNLAFIQAELGRPERAAVFAADAAEAAPETRVTLDNLHELLAMLSADQLQQRHARRAVRLLDRYEPALRAIQAERGLSRWGSDWIDQATADQFAAERAELQAEFDTLKEQFDELVGDIDLNARRIADNERFLERIERNSVARDASGNLVRVPLPESYYDVQRENQQLQRDQARLRTEADALDQQGAALRAKMPQPTYRGRLFSVGAEGVPVILPATPTTRPTD, translated from the coding sequence ATGCACCGCATTCTCCTTGCGACACTCCTCCTCGCCGGCGTCACGTCGGGCGATGTGCTGGTGCTCGACGACGGCTCGAACCTCGCCGGCGAAGTCGAGCGCGTCCGCGAGCCCGGGCGGGACGGCTACGTCGTCAAGGCCGACGGCAAGGAGCGATTCGTTCCCATCGAACGCGTCGTTCGCCATGTCGTCGGACGCGACACGATCGATGACGCCGATGACGCGGCCTCGCTCGATGCCCAGCGTCTCGCGTCCCTGCGTCGGGTCGTCCAGCGGCTCGATGACCCCGCGATGGCCGTCGCGAAGTACGAAGAGTTCCTCAAGACCGCCCTGTTGCCCGACGTTGTCTTCGAGGCCAGCCGCGAGCGCGACACGTGGCAGCGACGCGTCGACCAAGGGCTGATCCGTCACGGCGACGCCTGGCTCACGCCGGCCGAACGCGACGCGGATGTGCAGGCGGCGCTGGGCCGGGTCGACCTTGCCCGTCAGGCCGTGGCGATCGAGGACGCGCAGGCACGCGTTTTGGTCGAGTCACTGCTCGGCCATCCGACGACGGACGTCTCGGGCCGCTACCTGCAAGGCGTGCTCGACCTCTCGGCTGGTCAGCTCGCCTCGGCCCGGCAGCACTTCGCTTCGGTCCGGGACGACGTGCCGGACCATGCGCCGACGCTGTTGAACCTCGCCTTCATCCAGGCCGAGCTCGGGCGTCCCGAGCGTGCCGCGGTCTTCGCCGCCGACGCTGCTGAGGCCGCGCCGGAGACGCGCGTGACGCTCGACAATCTGCACGAGCTCCTGGCGATGTTGTCCGCCGACCAGCTTCAGCAGCGCCACGCCCGCCGGGCCGTTCGCTTGCTCGATCGCTACGAGCCCGCGCTTCGAGCCATCCAGGCCGAGCGTGGGTTGTCGCGTTGGGGCAGCGACTGGATCGACCAGGCCACTGCCGACCAGTTCGCCGCCGAGCGTGCGGAGCTGCAGGCGGAGTTTGACACGCTCAAGGAGCAGTTCGACGAGCTCGTCGGCGACATCGACCTCAACGCCCGCCGCATCGCCGACAACGAGCGGTTCCTCGAACGCATCGAGCGCAACAGCGTTGCCCGCGACGCTTCGGGCAACCTGGTCCGCGTGCCGTTGCCAGAGAGCTACTACGACGTCCAACGCGAGAACCAGCAGCTCCAACGCGACCAGGCTCGCCTCCGCACCGAGGCCGACGCGCTCGACCAGCAGGGTGCCGCCCTTCGTGCCAAGATGCCCCAGCCGACCTACCGCGGCCGGCTCTTCTCCGTCGGCGCCGAGGGCGTTCCGGTCATCCTGCCCGCAACGCCGACGACGCGACCTACGGATTGA
- a CDS encoding trypsin-like peptidase domain-containing protein, giving the protein MALKPKTLLLLTATLVAALALVVALPTAGAASAPDAAVEIELEDGTFLTGHLTPISARTASIATTDGRKLLIPVKRIKTVNGLPYGVDANDRNAGVKQTDAGRDFTKIRDRADRVSEPVQAVDMWERFLSRTDLPEGVRASAEAELSVWKTRYQEGAEKVRGQWIGGDELKEMKETANALVEEALSIELTNPTDAMRKYQQALAAYPNAFRPHYRLAYVKYHQGAGQIGGNRILAEAERHARAALRLQPRLPAVLSSMGALVFVREDYERGLEYMLEAVEIAPTDLTCGNLLKAVDDIPENFKTANPRMRAIALRAELLRETYNANGELLWIEDFRHGSDITNPDDPDTGPPGLRGNGSGWFISADGYVVTNRHVAETDEGFYYRVRMSTKDDDGNFIEYPARFVAADDKYDIALLKVEHPAGEDFNYFYLLEDDVPPVQADVMTAGYPTTGTGNFVFQTARGTVSSNDTSDEDFDLFLDMKTTQGNSGGPIFDRNGHVIGITTAYRKVYDSIISLAVGPRQIRDFFSDVDEAPSLSYDSATDREFDAVELAAEVRSKTVLVLIFAGEADEIEEINDDADDGDADDGDTDDEPESEG; this is encoded by the coding sequence ATGGCTCTGAAACCAAAAACCCTCCTTCTGCTGACGGCCACGCTCGTCGCGGCTCTTGCACTCGTCGTCGCTCTGCCCACGGCCGGAGCGGCCTCGGCACCCGATGCGGCGGTCGAGATCGAACTCGAAGACGGCACCTTCCTGACCGGCCACCTCACGCCGATCAGCGCCCGCACCGCCTCGATCGCGACCACCGACGGCCGAAAGCTGCTCATCCCCGTCAAGCGCATCAAAACCGTCAACGGCCTGCCCTACGGCGTCGACGCGAACGACCGGAACGCGGGCGTCAAGCAGACCGATGCGGGCAGAGACTTCACCAAGATTCGCGACCGGGCCGACCGCGTGAGCGAGCCGGTCCAGGCCGTCGACATGTGGGAGCGGTTCCTGTCGCGGACCGACCTTCCCGAAGGCGTCCGTGCCTCGGCCGAGGCAGAACTTTCCGTCTGGAAAACGCGCTACCAGGAAGGTGCCGAGAAGGTCCGCGGCCAATGGATCGGCGGCGACGAGCTCAAGGAGATGAAGGAGACGGCCAATGCCCTCGTCGAAGAGGCATTGAGCATCGAGCTGACGAACCCGACCGACGCGATGCGGAAGTACCAGCAGGCGCTGGCCGCTTATCCGAACGCGTTCCGTCCGCACTACCGACTGGCGTACGTCAAGTACCACCAGGGTGCCGGGCAGATCGGTGGCAATCGCATTCTCGCCGAGGCCGAGCGGCACGCCCGCGCAGCACTCCGCCTCCAGCCGAGGCTGCCGGCGGTGCTCAGCAGCATGGGTGCCCTCGTCTTCGTCCGAGAGGATTACGAGCGAGGGCTCGAGTACATGCTCGAGGCCGTGGAGATCGCTCCGACCGATCTGACCTGCGGCAACCTGCTCAAGGCAGTCGACGACATTCCGGAGAACTTCAAGACGGCCAACCCGCGGATGCGTGCGATCGCGCTGAGGGCAGAGCTGCTCCGCGAGACGTATAACGCGAACGGCGAGCTGCTCTGGATCGAAGACTTCCGCCACGGCAGCGACATCACCAACCCCGACGACCCGGACACCGGCCCTCCCGGACTCCGCGGCAATGGCTCGGGCTGGTTCATTTCGGCCGACGGCTACGTCGTGACCAACCGTCACGTCGCCGAGACAGACGAGGGCTTCTACTACCGCGTGCGGATGAGCACGAAGGACGATGACGGCAACTTCATCGAGTACCCCGCTCGCTTCGTCGCAGCGGATGACAAGTACGACATCGCACTGCTCAAAGTCGAACACCCGGCCGGTGAAGACTTCAACTATTTCTACCTGCTTGAAGACGACGTCCCGCCGGTTCAGGCAGACGTGATGACCGCGGGCTATCCGACCACGGGGACGGGCAACTTTGTTTTCCAGACTGCACGTGGGACGGTGAGTTCAAACGACACGAGCGACGAGGACTTCGATCTGTTCCTCGACATGAAGACCACCCAAGGCAACTCCGGTGGCCCGATCTTTGATCGGAACGGTCACGTCATCGGCATCACAACGGCTTATCGCAAGGTGTACGACTCGATCATCTCCCTGGCGGTCGGACCGCGTCAGATTCGTGATTTCTTCTCCGATGTCGACGAGGCTCCGTCGCTCAGCTACGACTCGGCGACCGACCGTGAGTTCGACGCAGTCGAACTGGCTGCTGAAGTTCGGTCAAAGACGGTCCTCGTCCTCATCTTCGCCGGCGAGGCCGACGAGATCGAGGAAATCAACGACGACGCGGATGATGGTGATGCCGACGACGGCGACACCGATGACGAGCCGGAGTCGGAGGGGTAG
- the rpsL gene encoding 30S ribosomal protein S12: MPTINQLIKKPRKPLAAINKVKDLEQSPQKRGVCVQVKTLTPKKPNSALRKIARVRLSNGKEVTAYIPGEGHNLQEHSIVLVRGGRVRDLPGVRYHIVRGALDTLGVNDRKQGRSKYGTKKGK; this comes from the coding sequence ATGCCGACGATCAACCAGCTCATCAAGAAGCCGCGTAAACCCTTGGCGGCTATCAACAAAGTCAAGGACCTCGAGCAGTCGCCCCAGAAGCGCGGGGTCTGTGTCCAGGTGAAGACCCTGACGCCCAAAAAGCCCAACTCCGCCCTGCGGAAGATCGCCCGCGTGCGACTCAGCAACGGCAAGGAAGTCACCGCCTACATCCCGGGCGAAGGGCACAATCTTCAGGAGCACAGCATCGTCCTGGTCCGTGGCGGCCGCGTTCGCGACCTGCCGGGTGTTCGGTATCACATCGTTCGCGGAGCGCTCGACACGCTGGGCGTCAACGACCGCAAGCAAGGCCGTTCGAAGTACGGCACCAAGAAGGGCAAGTAG
- the rpsG gene encoding 30S ribosomal protein S7 — protein MAYKKFTASAAQLKPDPRFNSVLVSKFINCLMLDGKKLVAQKVFYDAMDLVQQKIADTPPVEVFEQAINNVKPYVEVRSKRVGGANYQVPMQVNKKRQQSLAIRWILEACRAESGRPMSKILADEFTGAFNKEGKAMSKRETTHRMAEANKAFAHFAF, from the coding sequence ATGGCCTACAAGAAGTTCACCGCCAGCGCCGCCCAGCTCAAGCCCGACCCCCGCTTCAACAGCGTCCTGGTCAGCAAGTTCATCAACTGCCTCATGCTCGACGGGAAGAAGCTCGTCGCGCAGAAGGTGTTCTACGACGCGATGGACCTCGTCCAGCAGAAGATCGCCGACACCCCGCCGGTGGAGGTCTTCGAGCAGGCGATCAACAACGTCAAGCCGTACGTCGAGGTCCGCAGCAAGCGCGTCGGCGGTGCCAACTACCAGGTGCCGATGCAGGTCAACAAGAAGCGTCAGCAGTCGCTGGCGATTCGCTGGATCCTCGAAGCCTGCCGTGCCGAGAGCGGCCGACCGATGAGCAAGATCCTCGCCGACGAGTTCACCGGCGCCTTCAACAAGGAAGGCAAAGCGATGTCCAAGCGTGAGACCACCCACCGCATGGCCGAGGCGAACAAGGCGTTCGCGCACTTCGCGTTCTAG
- a CDS encoding DUF433 domain-containing protein, whose protein sequence is MDWRDHIERRTGVAGGRPVFKGTRLTVEFVLERLSQGARAESLVASHPPLTESMIQAALAYAVSTVRQDEVLLSA, encoded by the coding sequence ATGGACTGGCGAGACCACATCGAACGACGAACGGGCGTCGCAGGGGGCCGACCCGTTTTCAAAGGCACGCGCCTGACCGTCGAGTTCGTCCTTGAGCGGCTTTCCCAAGGTGCTCGAGCGGAGTCGCTCGTCGCGAGCCATCCGCCACTGACGGAGTCGATGATCCAGGCTGCGCTCGCCTACGCGGTCTCGACGGTTCGTCAGGACGAGGTGCTGCTTTCAGCATGA
- the hflX gene encoding GTPase HflX — MEELNRTQKKASEERCVLVGVLLPDSSADPRDPLGELASLCQTAGATPVSRIIQNRRQVDPGTYVGSGKALEIAQAAKAFDADFIAFDNELMPGQIGQLEKIVNTHLKSPRGQGVKVLDRSEIILDIFANRAQTHEAKLQVELAQMEYTYPRLTKMWGHLERIAGGGTIGVGTRGPGETQLEIDRRLVRKRISELKASISEVQARKARQVERRGDDHFTACLVGYTNAGKSTLFNTLTAAGTLAEDKLFATLDTKTRAWNLERGTDVLLSDTVGFVRDLPHDLVASFRATLEEAVHADLMLHVLDVGHPRARQQYESVRAVLTEIGAGDNEEVLLLNKVDTPEGREVVDEWLALRPDAIAVSARTGAGLERLLESVYGSVQGTRSDVRLKVDVRDGKLLAKLEREARINSRDYDGDDVALHATVGRRLLGELRRDPDARIAEVTPAT; from the coding sequence TTGGAGGAACTGAACAGAACACAGAAGAAGGCGTCGGAAGAGCGGTGCGTGCTCGTGGGCGTTCTGCTGCCCGACTCGTCGGCCGACCCGCGCGACCCGCTGGGCGAGCTGGCCAGCCTGTGCCAGACGGCCGGGGCGACCCCAGTCAGCCGGATCATCCAGAACCGCCGGCAGGTCGACCCGGGCACCTACGTCGGCAGCGGCAAGGCGCTCGAAATCGCCCAGGCCGCCAAGGCGTTCGACGCGGACTTCATCGCCTTCGACAACGAGCTGATGCCGGGACAGATCGGGCAGCTGGAAAAGATCGTCAACACGCACCTCAAGTCGCCTCGCGGCCAGGGCGTCAAGGTGCTCGATCGCAGCGAGATCATCCTCGACATCTTCGCCAACCGCGCCCAGACGCACGAGGCCAAGCTGCAGGTCGAGCTGGCGCAGATGGAGTACACGTACCCGCGTCTGACGAAAATGTGGGGCCACCTCGAACGCATCGCCGGCGGCGGGACGATCGGCGTCGGCACGCGCGGCCCGGGTGAGACGCAGCTCGAAATCGACCGCCGACTCGTCCGCAAGCGGATCAGCGAGCTCAAGGCCAGCATCAGCGAGGTCCAGGCCCGCAAGGCCCGTCAGGTCGAGCGGCGCGGCGACGACCACTTCACCGCCTGCCTCGTCGGCTATACCAACGCCGGCAAGTCGACGCTCTTCAACACGCTCACCGCGGCCGGCACGCTGGCGGAGGACAAGCTGTTCGCCACGCTCGACACCAAGACGCGGGCGTGGAACCTGGAGCGTGGAACCGACGTGCTGCTTTCCGACACGGTCGGCTTCGTCCGCGACCTGCCGCACGATCTGGTGGCCAGCTTTCGGGCGACGCTGGAGGAGGCGGTCCACGCGGATCTGATGCTCCACGTCCTCGACGTCGGCCACCCGCGGGCTCGGCAGCAGTACGAGAGCGTGCGAGCGGTGCTGACCGAAATCGGTGCCGGCGACAATGAGGAAGTGCTGCTCTTGAACAAAGTCGACACGCCCGAGGGTCGGGAGGTCGTCGACGAGTGGCTCGCCCTGCGTCCCGACGCGATTGCCGTCAGCGCTCGGACCGGTGCCGGCTTGGAGCGGCTGCTCGAAAGCGTCTATGGCAGCGTCCAGGGCACCCGCAGCGACGTCCGCCTCAAGGTCGACGTCCGCGACGGCAAGCTGCTGGCCAAGCTCGAACGCGAAGCCCGCATCAACAGCCGCGACTACGACGGCGACGACGTCGCCCTCCACGCGACCGTCGGGAGACGACTCCTGGGCGAACTGCGTCGCGACCCCGATGCGCGGATTGCCGAAGTCACGCCAGCGACCTGA
- a CDS encoding DUF5615 family PIN-like protein, whose translation MVAMLQEQGHDVLWAVHLEPAMPDDELLRLAFAEERLILTQDKGFGELVFRLELPAFGVILLRLSAPDEGTRVTRVRDVLPTISHHQPGHFITVTDHLVRSRPLETSHP comes from the coding sequence ATGGTCGCGATGCTCCAGGAGCAGGGGCACGACGTTCTGTGGGCCGTTCACCTCGAACCGGCAATGCCTGACGACGAGCTGCTTCGTCTTGCATTTGCGGAGGAACGGCTCATTTTGACGCAAGATAAGGGCTTTGGTGAGCTGGTTTTTCGCCTCGAGCTCCCCGCGTTCGGCGTCATTCTTCTGCGTCTGTCAGCGCCCGACGAAGGCACTCGAGTGACACGGGTTCGAGACGTGCTTCCGACGATCTCTCACCATCAACCCGGACACTTCATCACCGTCACCGATCATCTGGTGAGAAGCCGCCCGCTTGAAACTAGCCACCCGTGA